ggttcctccatggtgtttctgggttcttccagtgccccatacatttgtggtcgtgggcctaGGAGCATTGGGCCCctctgtccgttttttggcaatggagcccgatgcctttctccacgatatcgtgggtaaacacctggtccttgtccattttttgataacggagtaccctctatggtggtttgagaacagcattcattagccaatgtctccctctatggcatcgtgggcaaatacccggtattctattcctttgatacctagctttgttaaaccctcctcctatggggcaactccttttaaaatgtcctgtttgttcacaattgtagcatgtttttggcctggcatctaaagcctgttgtactgctgccaagacttgtccttgttcattaatgtctctacataatttaatatatgtgtttaaatcttcatgtctccatggtctaatgacctctctgcagcaacgatttgcttggtcataagccagttgttttataaatggcattgcttgttctgtatcccccaaaattccggaagctgcttgaataagcctatctacaaattcagcgtaaggttcattagttccttgtattaccttagataattgaccttgtaaatctccatgcccctgtaaagttttccatgccataaccgcatctacagcaatttgtgcgtatacgccaggatcatattcaatttgttgccgttgaccctcataaggtccttttcctaacaacatatctagatttctttgagggtaaccggctgctgcatttcgcctagctgtctccctgcaaaattcctcattggcaaccttccataacaaatattgtcctccatttagcacagatttacacatactagcccaatctgctggcgtcatgtccaagttggtaatggattcgaccatgcttacattgaagggtgcttgaggaccataggttgttacagcctcctttaactgcttcactgttttgaaatctaaagcacggtgaattcgctgccctcctgcctgctcaagtacagggcatgctaatctttgaggtcctgtctcaggataccatctatcaactacgggggttgagggccactcagctatctccataggtggagctgtttgTTGAATTACGCCCTTTGGTGagagaacggtgttagtagcagcctcctgttgtagctttttccctaatagctgtttctcctctaagctttcttcctttaaattttcttcctctgtctgactagcttgagagaccttctcttttgcttgatctaaaatgtctttctccatggtctgaatctctaacaatttacttaacactctttcagtttgttttttactaatttctaatctgttataaagataacgcaacccaataagaaaacacaaaacaaaaccaaaacagaatgaaacaaaaacggaacaaaaaatcattgtatcaattttcctattttcttgacatgtgcatttgtggtctatttctatctcttcctcaggggcgaacaacttcaaaccttgagccaaccatttttcccattctgcctgaaaaaattctagggataggcagcttgaaacaaacacaaaacgaatcaaaacaagaacacattgctttttaaaatggtcaACCATTcgctcgccttcccttaggggaaagcaatttcacttaccccgaagttTCAGAcattccccgtacgggccaccaattgccgctttctggctgggcacaaatcatgagccactgaagcaggaacaaactttatttttgaactgcaaaaaaaacctcacacacacacttggggAATTCTCCCGAATGCCACACGGCtagtccaggaacccccagctggaaatatcactcccggaaatccctccttctgcacttccccaaccaatgggaactctcagggaatccccggaaatccccacgagaactccaaaatagtgccagaactcaaaagtagcagcaCAGGCacatagtaatgcctcgcctgtcaatcaatactgttggcaaaatgcctgGGCCACACAGActtggccgtggctctcagcactctgggttcgatccccagtacaaaaacaaaaaaacctatactgagattccatcttacttcAGATAGAAgtgcagccatcaagaatacaaacaataaatgctggtgaggatgggaTGACAGGGTAAGAAACtcttacacactgttggtggaaatataaattagtacagccactatggaaatcagtatgggggTTCTTCAAAAGgctaaaaataaatcttccatatgatccagctataccacttttgggtatttatcaaaaaataaaaaataaaaacagcacatTTTACAGATAACATGTAtaccatgtttattgcagcacaattcacattagccaagTTATGGGATCACCcaaggtgtctgtcaacagataaatggataaagaaaattatatatatattttatatattttatttattttatatatatatatacacacacacacatatgcacacacacacaatgaacttttactcagacataaagaaaacaaatatgtcacttgcagaaaaatggatgaaactggacaCCATAATTTTGAGTGAATAAGTCAAGATCAGAGAGAAAAGTACCATGTGTTTTCTCCCATGTGTGGAAACTAGGAGGGAAAAAAGGACCCCATGATATTAGAAGGGAGATAGGAGAGTAGAGAGAAGGGACcaggggagaaaagaaggaacagTGAGGGAAgcactgggaaatgaaattgatccaattatggttttgtgtgtgtacaaataAGCCACAGTGAAAGTTGCCATTCTGTACATTTTATATGCACTGATGAATGGAAGAAAAGCAGGCAGGCCAGCAGACAGGCAGGCATATGAGAGATAAATGTTTGCAAGAATGTAGTGAAATTGAAACACATTGGGCTCCCGCGAAtgtaaaccaagaaaaaaaacattggaaataaaacagggtagACACACTTGTTAATATGAAAGGCACACACAGTACCAAATCAGTGTTTGTTAGGTGtacacaataaatacataaattaagtaTATTTGATTTAAAGTCACGATTGCTTTTGATTCTACAACCAACATAAATGAAGTGTTTAATTTTGGGAAATTTTGCCTTACCACTTAGAGCCTCAGCTgttgtaaggggaaaaaaaagatcatatctGGGGAGACCGCGGTGAGGaagtaccaaggattgaaaccaggggtaacaatttaaccaatgagccacatccccagccctttgtttttttgagacagggtctctctaaattgcttaagaTCTctttaaattgttgaggctggctttaaacttgggatcctctggTTTCAACCTGCCAAATCGCccggattacagacatgcaccactacgcctagaaaaatcattttttaaaacagtaaaatggtGGACATATAAGTGCtcgataaaaaagaaaaaagttaattgtattgctttaattttaataatgcaattaacaattttattacaggCCTTAACCTTCAGGAACAAACTGCCATAAAGCTTttcattttagtatttaaaaagcacgtttcctaaaagaaaaatctacatttttcatttattcttaagATAAAAAGATTgtcaaacattaaaaagaatttcaggccgggcatggtggtgcaagcctgcaatcccagcaactcagcaggctgaggaaagaggatcaggagttcaaagtcaatcTCAGCAACAGTAAGGCTCTAAACAAcctagagagaccctatctctaaatagaatacataaagagctggggatgtggctcagtgatccagtgcccctgagttcaaagtACCTCCCCTtccattcaaaataataataataattataataaattcagaataggaatgtagctcaggggtagaatgcttgcttagcatgtgtaagttcctgagtgcaatccccaggATCAGAAAGAACaaacggtgggggggggggggactttaaGTAGCCTTTGGGTGGGTTGGCGGTTGGGGGATTATTAGGTGCAGGGGTCTTTTTGAGTGTTTTCCCCAGAATCCTAGAAAACATGAATTCTAACATTAGCCATCTTGAAATTGTATACCTGTTTTTAACCCTCCACCCAAGAAACACCAGTGATTCTGGCCCCCAAGGGCCCAGACAGGTATTTCCCCACAGAGACACGCCACAGCCAAAGCTATTACCCAGCCGACTCCTCCCATCTAGGGGCGGAGCTCCGTAGGGGCGGAGCTAAGCGTGACACTGGTACTTGGGTTGCGCAGGCAATATAATTGGCCCTCCAGGGCGCATCCGGGTCAGTGCAAAGGAGCAAGGTTCCAAAGTGGGACGCCAAGCTCAGCAGCGGGCGCAGATCCACAGAAGCTAGGACTGCTGCCCACGCGAAAGCTTAGCGCACCTCACCTATCCTCCGTACCAGACTGTCACTGGGCGCAGCACCGCGCCGCCTGCGGCCCGCACTCACTTTGCCCCGAAACGGGAGCATCCACCACAGCGCCCTCGACATGGTGGGCATTCGTCCACGCAGCCCCAGCGCCTGCCCTGCGCCCTGGGGGGGACCACAGCCTGAAGGACCTGGCCCTGCCAAGCGCCGCCGACTAGACGACCCTGCAGACCCCGCAGAGCCCCCTGCGGCACCCAACCTGCAAAACTCTGCAGCAGCAGCCAAAGCCACCGCGCTCCCCTCCGTGGTGGTTCTGGCTGCGGGCTGCTCCTTACAGGTACCCATGGACGACGGCGACCTGGTGCTACAACCTGCGCCAACCTCGGTCCTGCAAGTCAATCTCCAAGGACACAACCTCATTCTGATCCCTGAGGGCCTCGTGGGAGCCAGGGACCAACGCCCAGGAGGCCAGGGACACTGTCCTGAAGACCCGGAACTGGGCGCCGTCCTGAGACCCCTCGGTGAGAACATGGTCGTCGAGCAGGGATTCTTCTGCGAAGTTATCCCAGATATCGTCAGAAAAATAGAGGCCTTCGAGGAGCAATGGATGGACCCTCCAGCCGGCCAGCAGGGGCCCATCCCATATCTCCCTGCTTGGGCCCCCACCCCTAGTCCAGTGAGGCGCTCTTCTAATCCCGCCTACGACGTGGATTTCCACCTTATGAGGCCCTTCCCCACCTCACCGCTGCAACCTCTACCTCCCTCTCCAAGTTCAAGTCCCCAGGCGCCTCCACAGCGCTCTCCAGGCCCTAGGAGCAAAGCCTGCAGACGTCTGTTCTAGGAAGAAAGGaacttctccccaccccaccaccagaCCCAAATCCTGGACACTCTCCTGGGGGCCTGCTGGATCCCCAGAGCCCCTCAATAGTCAGCCGTTCTGTGCTGACAATTGTTTTTTCTGTACCCGATTGTAAGGAAATAAAGACATCAGGAAGAGAAGGCAGATTCCACATTTCATCTTGGAAATGGAAAATCTTCAGGAAAACCAAAAACTGTGTTTTCAGATTTTGGGGATTCTTCACAGGATCAttctctaaacacacacacaccatttcccTGCATTTTGTAGACGTTGTTTTCTCTCAAAATGCACTTTTTAACTCATATCACCACTCCCCTGATTTTCCCCCAAACCAAGAAATCACTGGATTTCTTATGCTGTGAGTTTCCTTCTGTGTTTTCCCATGGATTTATGAAGACATTCAGCCATAGCATGTCTAGTTCTTCATTTTTCCACCTGCTGCCCCAGTAAACTTCCAAATAGTATGATGGTTGCTACATCTGATTGTATGGTGTTTGTTCTCAGCAGTCTCTTAACCTGTTAAAGAAATTCTCTTCCAATCTTACTTCTTAATGTAAATGAgatgtatgtttaattttatctGATGTTGTCAGCATGcattggaatatattttttaaataagttcatCTGGTGATTTAAACCAATAGACTGATGGAAATGTTTGCTTTACTGCTATTCCACAGTGTTTTCTACCCTTAAATTGTACcctgattttttttgtaatgtaaATAAAACTTGTAACAtttgaaatgttaatttattaCCATGTTTGCTTCATttctataaagtaaaatattacaaaactgAAGTCAAACGGtcatttcatttcaaaacatCAGTAACTATTCAGATTGACCATCGCACCTTGCCAATTATTATccttaatttttagttgtagctgaacagaatacctttattttatttattcatctattttttttatgtgttgctgaggattgaacccagtgcctccatggactaggcaagggttctactgctgagctacaactccaaccccaCATTACCAATTCTTTCCTACCTTTTTATTCTTAACATTCTACTCATTCAGTCTAGCCTCAATTTTCAACTGGCTCAAGAATATCCTTTAATAGTTATTTCCACCATGTCCTATGTGTGGTACACTATCTTGGTTCTATAAGTTTGAACATGGTTTTCCATGATAAACTCTCTTAGTATTGTATGCCTGAAAAGGCCAATATTACtcatgtatgaatatttctatttagtgtcaacataccttatatataatcagagatatgataaattattgatAAAGTTGTATTAAGAAATGTagtgcaaaataaattttaaaaagaaaaaatgccattattacatattcattcttaaaaataaaatgttatataactGCTTGAACAATATTCGCCTATTGCCATTTTTGTGGTTGCAAGATAAAAAGTCTGCCAATCAAGTTGTTATTCCTTTATATGTGACTTTTCTACTCATtgtagtatatttataaattgtcttattttactttttgtgttccttgatttttaaatgtttttattattgcattatagttatacataagagtggggttcatttttgacactcatacatgcatagaatataattgGTTCCATTTTAATACCCAGTACTTccactttcccttccctcctttctcccctgtTCCACTTCCTCTCTactagtcttccttctatttatttttagcttttttaatcAGTTGCTTTATAGATAATACATAATTATTGAATGCACTATgacatattcacatatgtacatagcataatatgatcaatttcattccacagttcctcccttttcccatccctcctccttctccctcaatTCCCTTCTTCCATTCCACTGATGtcccaaaggaaaaaattaacacCATGAATAAAGAGCTTACAGAatgaaaaaatctttaccactacTCTTCTGACAAGGAATTAATACTtagaatatattaagaactcaaaatgcttaatcccccccaaaaataacaaaataaccaatcaataagttggcaaaaaaactaaacacacttctgaaaagaagaaatacaaatgactaacaaacatgaaaaaaaaattttcaaaatgttcaacatccctagaaatcagggaaatgtgAGATAGAGGAGTTTGGATTGCTTGAGAATCAAGAAAGACGGAGTCATACCAGTGTGTTGGAAGAATCATCcgaacatatttttaaatcattaggaATTGGGACAGAATCAATATGGAATACAGTAAAAAGTACTCAAGAAATGAGGGGCAAGAGCCCCAGTGTTGGAATGAGAGTGGAGAGCTGAACGAAGAAAGAGTAGTGGGCAggatgggtgtggtggcacccaTATTCCCAGAAGATCATCCCAACATCTgatggttgaggcaggagggtcacaagttcaaagccatcctcagcaacttagtgaggccctaagcaactcagtgagaccctgtctctaaactacaaaaaagaacagggagtgtggatcagtggttgaggttccctgggttcaatccctggtaccaaaaaaaaaaaaaatagtgtggaATGAATGGCCATTTCTAAAATAATCAATGCATTTGGGGATGAGAAGGATGGTTAATTACCAATGAAATCTAAATATGAGATCCAGGCAGTCTCTTCAACTCATACAATTAGTCTTACATCTCTTGGAGCTAGGGGTAGGAACCTAAGGACCTGACCCACAGTTTACTGAACAGATAGGTTGAATTCTCAAATTAGGCAAGTCTGTGCTGGTGAGGTCACCGCTCTGATTGGGCCCTGAGACATGGGGTAAAGACAACTAGGTGGACAGATTTGAATATCTTGAATTCCCAGACCCCGAGCCTGGAGAACTGGCCTGCTCTTCTCTGTTAATGGTTGACACTGCCTTGCATTAAGTTGACAGAAGCAGCTGCCTGGCAAGGCAACATGCAGCAACCTCAAAATCTACCCTTCACTCCTCTCCACCACAAGGCCAGTAACTAAAGTTAAGGCCAGTAACTAAAGTTAAGGCCAGAATATGGGCCTGTAAACaatgaaggggagggaagaaaagcacataattgtgtgtgtgtagtgtgccTGCGTGAGTGTGtgcttgcatgtgtgtgtgtgtgtgcaggtgtgtgtgtgtgttctgcagGATTCACCCAACATAAACCAGCAGGAATCAAGTATAGAACTGAAGCTGCTGGATATCAGCCTGTTAAAGAGAGAGTTTGGCAATTTAGAAGAATTCTCCTGTAATACAGGAGAGTTTTAACACCCTTGCTAGGACTTTGTTAAGACAGTACTCACATTCTTAAAAGCAACTCTCAGAAGCTTGGAGAAAAGAATGATCCACAGTACATTAAGGATAAATGCTACCAATGCAAATGCAGACTGTAGAAAAATGGAGCAAAGGTTTAGAGAAGCTGGGcgcagtgtcacacacctgtaatcccagcagctctggaggctgaggcaggaagatctcgagttcaaagccagcctcagctaattagtgtggccctaagcaactcagggaggccctgactctaaataaaatacaacaaaaaaagggctggagatgtgtctcagtggttaagcacacctgggttcaatcctcagtacaaaaaaaaatttagagaaaaggtATTTTATGGTGGATATACAAGCTAAAGTAGTAAAATGCACCAGCTACTACCATGTCTAGCAGAACTTAGAGGGACACTGGAAATAAGAGCAATAGGAATGCACTTGgaacatgactgcatgaccaatgtgattctgcaacatgtacattcagaaaaatgaaaaattatatcccatctgattcaaatatataatatgtcaagatcattggaCTGTCATGtgtattaattaaaacaaatttttttaaaaaaaggaatgcacTTGGAGATACCCAGTATCATTGATAAGCTCCGAGGGGAATAGGGTGATGGCAGGAGATGCCATTTGCGAGCTGGACTCCTTGTCAGCCAAgttaataaaaagaactgagagactaaaaatagaaattaatgatGGTCAGATCATACCTGACATTAAAACCCAAACACACAACCTCTCCAGCAACTATCCTAGAAGATAAATCATAACCTCTAGAGTAAGACCCCAAAATGGCCAGAACTTGATCATTAACTGTCAAATTCCCTAATCTTCTCTCCCAATTCCAACACAGGACCAACCAGAGAACACTCAATATGCTGTTCCTAAGAGATGGAAAACCATAGCAATCACTTAGAATGTCCACTTCTATTAGCCCACCTCCAGCTTTCCCATGCCAAAAACTTCCAATCAGACACACCTGAAGCCTTCCCTTTATCCATTGCAAACCTCTCCTGACCTCCTGGCTGCCTTTAAATCTCCAGAAAAAGCAAATGAtgatcaatgtttataccagctcaattcacaatagctaagctatggaaacaacctagaagaccttcaacagatgaatggataaagaaaatgtggtacctacacacaatggaatattactcatccataaagaacaaggaaagtatggcatttgccagtaaatgagtggaactggagactatcatgctaagtgaaataagccaatctcaaaaaccaaaggccaaatgttcgcTCTGATATGCGGATGTTGACTCACAATAAGTGGAGTGCAgggtggaggttcactggattggatgGAAAGAAtgaggggaatggaggggagttgggaatagaaaaaaaaagtagaatgaacccaacataactttcctgtgtttatgtatcaatacacaaccagtgttaactccacatcatgtacaaccacaaaagtgGGAAGTTATGccccatgtatatatgatatcaaaatacattcta
This Marmota flaviventris isolate mMarFla1 chromosome 8, mMarFla1.hap1, whole genome shotgun sequence DNA region includes the following protein-coding sequences:
- the LOC139706675 gene encoding proline-rich protein 23B-like; the encoded protein is MVGIRPRSPSACPAPWGGPQPEGPGPAKRRRLDDPADPAEPPAAPNLQNSAAAAKATALPSVVVLAAGCSLQVPMDDGDLVLQPAPTSVLQVNLQGHNLILIPEGLVGARDQRPGGQGHCPEDPELGAVLRPLGENMVVEQGFFCEVIPDIVRKIEAFEEQWMDPPAGQQGPIPYLPAWAPTPSPVRRSSNPAYDVDFHLMRPFPTSPLQPLPPSPSSSPQAPPQRSPGPRSKACRRLF